Proteins co-encoded in one Capsicum annuum cultivar UCD-10X-F1 chromosome 9, UCD10Xv1.1, whole genome shotgun sequence genomic window:
- the LOC107846285 gene encoding uncharacterized protein LOC107846285, with protein MHHYLRKLIVLRSSAGSSKKEFERLEKEKLQLKEKADKAAEEIKLSQKEISSLTEMLKKVKLQSDEKDKRVETAEAHVAALQKQAADPLLEYDRLSSESSSWFSELRK; from the coding sequence ATGCACCATTACCTTCGTAAGCTGATTGTATTGCGGAGTAGTGCAGGATCTtcaaagaaagaatttgaaaggCTTGAGAAAGAAAAGCTGCAGCTTAAGGAGAAAGCAGATAAAGCTGCGGAGGAAATAAAACTGTCGCAGAAAGAAATCTCTAGTTTAACAGAGATGTTGAAGAAGGTTAAGTTGCAGTCAGATGAGAAAGACAAACGTGTTGAAACTGCGGAAGCTCATGTTGCTGCTCTCCAAAAACAAGCAGCAGATCCACTTTTAGAATATGACCGCCTATCTTCAGAATCAAGCTCATGGTTCTCGGAGTTGAGAAAATAG